In Bradyrhizobium sp. 1(2017), one DNA window encodes the following:
- a CDS encoding nucleoside triphosphate pyrophosphohydrolase family protein, translated as MTIDEYAAWAATIAKVEEHPSNERLSYLGLGLASEAGEVADHIKKLLRDDWLDKAGLVDELGDVIYYWACLCAATGQQPSALLEASAAKIRRRLGEAASR; from the coding sequence ATGACGATCGATGAATATGCGGCCTGGGCCGCGACCATTGCGAAAGTCGAAGAGCATCCGTCGAACGAACGGCTGTCTTATCTCGGTCTCGGCCTTGCCAGCGAAGCCGGCGAGGTCGCCGATCACATCAAGAAGCTGCTCCGCGATGATTGGCTCGACAAGGCGGGTCTCGTCGACGAACTCGGCGACGTCATCTACTACTGGGCCTGCCTGTGCGCCGCGACCGGCCAGCAGCCATCCGCACTGCTCGAGGCCAGCGCTGCCAAGATCAGGCGTCGGCTCGGCGAGGCAGCGAGCCGCTAG
- a CDS encoding carboxymuconolactone decarboxylase family protein: MARINYSDPSKASDRTREILDKNRNANIFRMMAHSPSYFEQYCRLGGAIRHKGELDPIVRELAITRTGILCEAPYEIVAHKRIGKNVGVTDEQNEALADWQAASCFNEMQRAALAFTDEIVKLNKPTEATFKAIASKLTPAALVELQLSVGFYIMTSKFLETFEIDLQPVTEVVG, encoded by the coding sequence ATGGCACGCATCAACTACAGCGACCCGTCCAAAGCCTCCGACCGCACGCGCGAAATCCTCGACAAGAACCGCAACGCCAATATTTTCCGCATGATGGCGCACTCGCCGAGCTACTTCGAGCAGTACTGCCGCCTGGGCGGCGCCATTCGCCACAAGGGCGAGCTCGATCCCATCGTGCGCGAGCTTGCGATCACGCGCACCGGTATCCTGTGCGAGGCGCCGTACGAGATCGTCGCGCACAAGCGCATCGGCAAGAATGTCGGCGTCACCGACGAGCAGAACGAGGCGCTCGCGGACTGGCAGGCGGCGAGCTGCTTCAACGAGATGCAGCGCGCAGCGCTCGCCTTCACCGACGAGATCGTGAAGCTGAACAAGCCTACGGAGGCGACGTTCAAGGCGATCGCATCGAAGCTGACGCCGGCCGCGCTGGTCGAGCTGCAGCTCTCGGTCGGCTTCTACATCATGACGTCAAAGTTCCTGGAGACTTTCGAGATCGATCTCCAGCCCGTCACCGAAGTGGTGGGCTGA
- a CDS encoding Zn-ribbon domain-containing OB-fold protein encodes MSEPLADWTKGDQAITYQTCAACGHVQYFHRAFCAACGASDPHEARASGKGRVYATSLVCRAATPETRAHLPYNILLVDCAEGFRMMAHGENDLAIGDSVIASFKPFAGKLVPFFTKAK; translated from the coding sequence ATGAGTGAACCTCTGGCCGACTGGACCAAGGGTGATCAGGCCATCACCTATCAAACCTGCGCCGCATGCGGCCATGTGCAGTATTTCCACCGCGCCTTCTGCGCCGCGTGTGGTGCATCCGATCCGCATGAGGCGCGCGCCAGCGGCAAGGGCAGGGTCTACGCGACCTCGCTGGTCTGTCGTGCCGCCACGCCGGAGACGCGCGCACACCTGCCCTACAACATCCTGCTGGTCGATTGCGCGGAGGGCTTTCGCATGATGGCCCATGGTGAGAATGACCTCGCCATCGGCGATTCGGTCATTGCGAGCTTCAAGCCCTTTGCCGGCAAGCTCGTGCCGTTCTTCACGAAGGCCAAGTAG